From the genome of Penaeus chinensis breed Huanghai No. 1 chromosome 37, ASM1920278v2, whole genome shotgun sequence, one region includes:
- the LOC125045284 gene encoding glutamate receptor ionotropic, delta-2-like, whose amino-acid sequence MSVFSRRPQNPPFIKVEDAAPPYKVSGTQVQIFEVLMNYLGRCHEWVIPEVHGYGYQHPNGSWVGVIGSVHNGRADLSMALGHSIDRAKVVDFSENLYMDEFAIAYKRPKLASDIIGFTRPFTLSVSWEGGGLPRHPPNAPLDVHRRTGREGAPGTENQTHFLRDVEESVRWTICHLIGQAVPQEPAGNGPRIAGGLWLLSAFILGVVYRGNLKAMLILPRVVLPFDTLQELTETNIPIWIPEGNLVHKAIMAATPDSAYYRLRKQMLVHLDVPRGTRETFGGLHAVAAPMTTIVFLIDLTFSTASYYVSLFP is encoded by the exons ATGAGTGTCTTCTCCCGCCGCCCCCAGAACCCGCCCTTCATCAAGGTGGAGGATGCGGCGCCGCCCTACAAGGTGTCGGGGACTCAGGTGCAGATCTTCGAGGTCTTAATGAACTACCTCGGCCGTTG TCACGAATGGGTGATTCCGGAAGTACATGGCTACGGCTACCAGCATCCCAACGGCTCGTGGGTCGGGGTCATCGGCTCCGTCCACAACGGG CGCGCCGACTTGTCGATGGCCCTCGGCCACAGCATCGACAGGGCCAAGGTGGTCGACTTCAGCGAGAACCTCTACATGGACGAGTTCGCCATCGCCTACAAGCGGCCGAAGCTCGCCTCCGACATCATTGGCTTCACCAGGCCATTCACTCTCTCGGtgagctgggaggggggggggt taccACGCCATCCTCCAAACGCCCCGCTTGATGTCCACAGGAGGACGGGGCGCGAGGGGGCGCCGGGCACAGAGAACCAGACTCATTTTCTTCGAGATGTTGAGGAGTCTGTCCGCTGGACCATCTGCCATCTTATTGGTCAGg CCGTGCCGCAGGAGCCCGCAGGCAACGGCCCCAGGATCGCCGGCGGCCTGTGGCTCCTGTCGGCCTTCATCCTGGGCGTGGTGTACCGTGGCAACCTCAAGGCCATGCTCATCTTGCCAAGGGTGGTGCTGCCCTTCGACACCCTGCAGGAGCTGACGGAGACCAACATCCCCATCTGGATCCCCGAGGGCAATCTCGTCCACAAGGCCATCATG GCAGCGACGCCGGACTCGGCCTACTACCGCCTCCGGAAGCAGATGCTGGTGCACCTGGACGTCCCGCGCGGCACCAGGGAGACCTTCGGCGGCCTCCACGCCGTCGCGGCGCCCATGACCACCATCGTGTTCCTCATCGACCTCACCTTCTCGACGGCAAGTTACTatgtttcccttttcccttga
- the LOC125045214 gene encoding uncharacterized protein LOC125045214 — MGLVMSRTFDQKTELNRAIKRLKEFGIIEFLRANDLFNATECLKPLSSSMASGDLRALDIVDFLGVCAIYASGITLAAVVFVLELVLGRRKEGHGREGGKDTKDAKDTEDARRTAVKDKEGEPRE; from the exons ATGGGCTTAGTCATGTCCAGGACGTTCGATCAGAAGACGGAGCTGAATCGAGC CATAAAGCGGCTGAAGGAATTTGGGATAATCGAATTCTTAAGGGCGAATGACTTGTTCAACGCCACCGAGTGTCTGAAGCCCCTGTCGTCCAGCATGGCCTCGGGGGACCTCAGGGCGCTGGACATCGTCGACTTCCTCGGCGTCTGTGCCATCTATGCCTCAG GAATCACTTTGGCCGCCGTAGTGTTCGTCCTGGAGCTCGTGCTtggcagaaggaaggaagggcacggcagggaaggagggaaggacacgAAGGACGCGAAGGACACGGAGGACGCGAGGAGGACCGCAGTGAAAGACAAAGAAGGCGAACCGAGAGAATGA